A single region of the Gemella sp. zg-570 genome encodes:
- the atpA gene encoding F0F1 ATP synthase subunit alpha — MAIKAEEISVLLKSQIEDYQFELKSTDVGTVIEVGDGIARVYGLNEIMSGELVEFPKTGVMGLAQNLEETNVGIVILGSTKNIVEGDKVRRTGRVMDVPVGEELIGRVVNPLGQSVDGRGAIKTTKRRPIESPAVGVMGRKSVSVPFQTGIKAIDSLVPIGRGQRELIIGDRQTGKTSVAIDSILAQKGQNMICIYVAIGQKESTVRSVVETLKAHGAMEYTIVVTASSSQPAPLLYIAPYAGVAMAEEFMFNGKDVVIVYDDLSKQAAAYRELSLLLKRPPGREAYPGDVFYLHSRLLERAARVNEDFGGGSITALPFVETQAGDISAYVPTNVISITDGQIFLQSDLFFSGVRPAINAGLSVSRVGGSAQIKAMKKVSGTLRLDLASYRELESFAQFGSDLDPATRAKLDRGQRTVEVLKQDLHKPIPVEKQVMILYALTKGYLDDVAVKDIHRFEQELYSYLDANPNEAIKYIQETKDLPEAEVMNSVIEAFKKTFS, encoded by the coding sequence ATGGCTATTAAAGCTGAAGAGATTAGTGTACTACTTAAATCTCAAATAGAAGATTATCAGTTTGAATTAAAGTCAACAGATGTCGGAACAGTAATAGAAGTTGGAGACGGTATAGCTCGTGTGTATGGTCTTAATGAAATTATGAGCGGAGAGCTGGTAGAATTTCCTAAAACAGGAGTAATGGGACTAGCTCAAAATTTAGAGGAAACTAATGTAGGTATAGTTATTTTAGGTTCTACAAAAAATATTGTTGAAGGTGATAAAGTACGTAGGACTGGTCGTGTTATGGATGTACCCGTAGGAGAAGAACTGATCGGACGTGTAGTAAATCCACTAGGGCAGTCAGTTGATGGACGTGGAGCTATTAAAACTACCAAACGTCGTCCAATAGAATCACCAGCGGTAGGGGTAATGGGACGTAAATCAGTATCTGTTCCTTTTCAAACAGGTATTAAAGCCATAGATTCACTAGTACCAATCGGACGTGGGCAACGCGAACTTATAATTGGAGATAGACAAACAGGTAAAACATCTGTTGCAATAGATTCAATTCTTGCTCAAAAAGGACAAAATATGATTTGTATCTATGTAGCTATTGGTCAAAAAGAATCTACTGTTCGTAGTGTTGTTGAAACATTAAAAGCACATGGTGCTATGGAATATACGATTGTAGTAACAGCATCATCTTCACAACCAGCACCTCTTCTTTATATAGCACCTTATGCAGGGGTAGCTATGGCAGAAGAATTTATGTTTAACGGTAAAGATGTAGTTATAGTTTATGACGACTTGTCTAAACAAGCGGCCGCTTATCGTGAGCTTTCATTATTACTTAAACGACCACCAGGACGTGAAGCATATCCAGGCGATGTATTCTACTTGCATAGTCGTTTATTAGAAAGAGCAGCCCGTGTTAATGAAGATTTTGGTGGGGGCTCTATAACAGCTCTACCATTTGTTGAAACTCAAGCAGGAGATATTTCGGCTTATGTACCAACAAACGTTATTTCAATAACAGACGGACAAATATTCTTGCAGTCAGACCTATTCTTCTCTGGAGTAAGACCAGCTATTAATGCTGGGTTATCAGTATCACGAGTTGGTGGTTCTGCACAAATTAAGGCTATGAAAAAAGTGTCTGGTACCTTACGTCTTGACCTAGCCTCTTATAGAGAGTTAGAAAGTTTTGCGCAATTTGGTTCAGATTTAGACCCTGCAACAAGAGCAAAACTTGATAGAGGACAAAGAACAGTTGAGGTATTAAAACAAGATTTACATAAACCAATTCCAGTAGAAAAACAAGTTATGATACTTTATGCTTTGACTAAGGGCTATTTAGATGATGTTGCAGTAAAAGATATTCATAGATTTGAACAAGAATTATATTCTTACTTAGATGCTAATCCTAATGAAGCGATAAAATATATTCAAGAAACTAAGGATTTACCAGAAGCAGAAGTTATGAATTCAGTCATAGAAGCATTTAAAAAAACTTTCTCTTAA
- the atpH gene encoding ATP synthase F1 subunit delta has translation MSKSILAAKIGKTLFNIAKANNTLSIVDNDLKQCSKAILEENSFITLMNNPNISKEQKCQIIDKAFSGVNKYVVNVIKILANNLQITLIGDVVEVYTEISNVFNNTTFVKVESVYKLNSEELTKLADTIKGKLNVNKVEIDNVIDESLIGGLKISYKGKVIDSTIKTRIKDIQRKMANI, from the coding sequence ATGAGTAAATCGATTTTAGCTGCTAAAATAGGAAAAACACTATTTAACATTGCTAAAGCAAACAACACATTATCAATAGTTGATAATGATTTAAAACAATGCTCAAAAGCTATTTTAGAAGAAAATAGCTTCATTACTTTGATGAATAACCCTAATATAAGTAAAGAACAAAAATGTCAAATAATTGATAAAGCATTTAGTGGTGTTAATAAATACGTTGTGAATGTTATAAAAATTTTGGCAAATAATTTACAAATAACTTTAATAGGAGATGTAGTAGAAGTTTATACAGAAATAAGTAATGTATTCAACAATACAACTTTTGTAAAAGTAGAATCTGTTTATAAACTAAATTCTGAAGAACTAACTAAATTAGCTGATACTATTAAGGGGAAACTAAATGTTAATAAAGTAGAAATAGATAATGTTATTGATGAAAGTTTAATTGGAGGACTAAAGATATCTTACAAGGGTAAAGTAATAGACTCCACAATTAAGACAAGAATTAAGGATATTCAAAGAAAAATGGCTAACATTTAG
- the atpG gene encoding ATP synthase F1 subunit gamma, with protein MASLRDIKNKINSTKKTSHITKAMEMVSTSKLMKAQSNAVRFTPYMKKIQEVMATIFSNNKTLKHPMLVKREVKKTLYVVITSDSGLCGGFNSNIIRNLVNTVTSRHASNDEYGIVSIGNYGTEFFRKNAFPLIDFYRDLPDEPSFSQVKEITSKVVGYYEDKKYDKIYLHYNHFISMISQEVTETQVLPIENKDELMSTDSKETVLGMYNFEPNPSGVLSVLLPQYAESMIYGSILDSKASEHSARKTAMKNSTDNAQAIIDTLSIKYNRARQAAITQEITEIVAGAAATQ; from the coding sequence TTGGCATCACTTAGAGATATAAAAAATAAAATAAACTCTACTAAAAAAACAAGCCACATCACTAAGGCTATGGAAATGGTATCTACTTCTAAATTAATGAAGGCACAATCTAATGCAGTTAGATTTACCCCTTATATGAAAAAAATACAAGAAGTAATGGCTACAATCTTTTCTAATAACAAGACTTTGAAACATCCAATGTTAGTAAAAAGAGAGGTTAAGAAAACATTATATGTAGTTATCACTAGCGATAGTGGTTTATGTGGAGGATTTAATTCTAATATAATAAGAAATCTTGTAAATACTGTAACAAGTAGACATGCTAGCAATGACGAATACGGTATAGTATCTATCGGAAATTACGGGACAGAATTTTTTAGAAAAAATGCTTTTCCACTTATAGATTTCTATAGAGATTTACCCGACGAACCGAGTTTTTCTCAGGTTAAAGAAATTACGAGTAAGGTTGTTGGTTACTATGAAGATAAAAAATATGATAAAATTTATCTTCATTACAACCACTTTATAAGTATGATTTCTCAAGAAGTTACAGAAACACAAGTATTACCAATAGAAAATAAAGATGAGTTAATGAGTACGGACTCTAAAGAAACAGTTTTAGGTATGTATAATTTCGAGCCTAATCCTTCTGGAGTTTTAAGTGTCTTATTACCTCAATATGCTGAAAGTATGATTTATGGAAGTATTTTAGATAGTAAAGCAAGTGAACATTCAGCGCGTAAAACTGCTATGAAAAATTCAACAGACAATGCTCAAGCTATTATTGATACACTATCTATTAAATATAATCGTGCACGTCAAGCAGCTATTACACAAGAAATAACAGAAATTGTTGCCGGTGCAGCTGCCACTCAATAA
- a CDS encoding ParA family protein, with amino-acid sequence MKVLAVCNQKGGVGKTTTAINLAASLASLKKKVLMIDTDPQANATSGIGIDKNDVEKSIYSVLVDEVNINTAIKPTSYDNLDIVPSSIELAGAEVELVSVISREQRMKNSISELESSYDYIIIDCPPSLGLITLNSLTAADGVIIPVQTEYYALEGLSQLMNTFNIVRKHLNSTLEIFGVLLTMTDSRTNISSQVSEEVRKYFKEKIFDTIISRTVRLSEAPSFGEPIIEYAKSSTGAKQYLALAKEVIGRG; translated from the coding sequence ATGAAAGTATTAGCAGTGTGCAACCAAAAGGGTGGTGTGGGGAAGACAACAACGGCTATAAATTTAGCAGCATCACTTGCAAGTTTAAAGAAGAAAGTATTAATGATAGATACAGACCCCCAAGCCAATGCGACAAGTGGTATCGGTATTGATAAAAATGATGTAGAAAAATCAATTTATAGCGTACTTGTTGATGAAGTAAATATAAATACAGCTATAAAACCTACGTCTTATGACAATCTTGATATAGTTCCATCAAGTATAGAACTAGCTGGTGCAGAAGTAGAACTTGTTTCTGTAATCAGTCGTGAACAAAGAATGAAAAATTCCATATCAGAATTAGAAAGTTCTTATGACTATATAATTATAGACTGTCCTCCATCTTTGGGTCTTATTACACTAAATTCACTGACGGCTGCTGACGGAGTAATAATTCCTGTACAAACAGAATATTACGCCTTAGAAGGATTAAGTCAACTGATGAATACATTTAATATAGTTAGAAAACACCTAAATTCAACATTAGAAATTTTTGGTGTTCTGCTGACAATGACAGATAGCAGAACCAATATTTCTAGTCAGGTATCAGAAGAAGTGCGTAAATATTTTAAAGAAAAAATTTTTGATACCATAATTTCAAGAACGGTAAGACTTAGTGAAGCTCCAAGTTTTGGCGAACCTATTATTGAATATGCAAAGTCTTCTACTGGAGCAAAACAATATCTAGCATTGGCAAAAGAGGTGATTGGTCGTGGCTAA
- a CDS encoding F0F1 ATP synthase subunit epsilon, with translation MNTMKVTIATPHGEVYNEQNIRMVTIETHNGSMGIMAKHEPTVTTLKIGTLKVVDDKNKNIYFAVSEGVAECHGKEVTIIVQTAELADIIDKDRAERAKQRAEERLTSDTNYDVKRAQIALAKALARLKVAELN, from the coding sequence ATGAATACTATGAAAGTAACAATAGCTACCCCTCATGGAGAAGTTTATAATGAGCAGAATATCAGAATGGTTACAATAGAAACACATAATGGTAGTATGGGCATTATGGCAAAACATGAACCAACAGTTACAACATTAAAAATAGGCACTTTAAAAGTTGTAGACGATAAAAATAAAAATATCTATTTTGCAGTAAGTGAAGGTGTTGCAGAATGTCATGGCAAAGAAGTTACCATTATAGTTCAAACTGCTGAATTAGCTGATATTATTGATAAGGACCGTGCGGAACGTGCAAAACAAAGAGCAGAAGAAAGATTAACCTCTGATACGAACTATGATGTAAAAAGAGCTCAGATAGCTTTAGCAAAAGCTCTAGCACGTTTAAAAGTAGCAGAATTAAATTAG
- a CDS encoding ParB/RepB/Spo0J family partition protein, translating into MGVILLVGTAKPFSKLYNLTHRADKVGISDEDVLKEIYVDRIVPSKFQPRREFDDSKIIELAESIKQNGLLQSITVRELADGNYELIAGERRLRALKYLNETKTKAIVKELTDEQMATLALIENIQREELSPIEEANAYQQLLEINNITQEELAKSLGKTQATVANKIRLLKLCPKVVDAISTKKITERHGRAMVKLETNVQEKILQQILLQNLNVVQTEEKINNYLELKNENKTSDNIINYDAQKILAKLLKEISKLEEKYDVDLSKEEDEEMNAVVLTVRVPRYKQ; encoded by the coding sequence ATGGGAGTGATTTTATTGGTAGGAACAGCAAAGCCATTTAGTAAACTATATAACCTAACACATAGGGCAGACAAGGTAGGAATTTCTGACGAAGATGTGCTAAAGGAAATATATGTTGATAGAATAGTACCGAGTAAGTTTCAACCTAGACGAGAATTTGATGATAGTAAGATTATAGAATTAGCAGAATCAATTAAACAAAATGGTTTGTTGCAATCAATAACTGTAAGAGAGTTAGCAGACGGGAATTATGAACTTATTGCTGGGGAACGAAGACTTAGAGCCTTAAAATACTTAAACGAAACAAAAACCAAGGCAATAGTAAAAGAATTGACTGATGAACAGATGGCAACCTTAGCCTTAATAGAAAATATTCAAAGAGAAGAATTAAGTCCCATAGAAGAAGCTAATGCCTATCAGCAATTATTAGAAATAAATAATATTACGCAAGAAGAGTTAGCCAAATCATTAGGAAAAACTCAGGCAACTGTTGCCAACAAAATTAGATTGTTAAAATTATGTCCCAAAGTAGTAGATGCAATTAGTACAAAAAAAATTACTGAAAGACATGGCAGGGCAATGGTTAAATTAGAAACTAATGTTCAAGAAAAAATATTGCAACAAATTCTACTTCAAAATCTAAATGTTGTTCAGACAGAAGAAAAAATCAATAATTACTTAGAATTAAAAAATGAAAATAAGACTTCTGATAATATTATAAATTATGATGCTCAAAAAATATTGGCAAAGTTGCTCAAAGAAATTTCTAAGCTAGAAGAAAAATATGATGTAGACTTGTCAAAAGAAGAAGATGAAGAAATGAATGCTGTGGTTCTAACAGTTAGAGTACCTAGATATAAACAATAA
- a CDS encoding ParB/RepB/Spo0J family partition protein: MAKSKGLGKGLGAIFQTENVEQIDDNFVKIEEIDIEKIKKNPYQPRTTFNEEKITELAGSIETNGLLQPIILKKSINGYYIVAGERRVKAFEKLGKKSIPAIVKKFSDEEMMVFGILENLQREDLSVLEEALSYKQLMDSLKITQEELAKKLGKSRPYVTNTLRLLKLPQSVKEMLANNLITAGHAKTLLGLKVEKEIPILAQKVIKENMSVRNLEDYIAKIKNPAIIKKTIKKDIFIEEQENILKKLLGTEVKIKQSRNKKGKIEIEFNDNEEFDRIVGLFRN; this comes from the coding sequence GTGGCTAAATCAAAAGGATTAGGAAAAGGTCTAGGAGCTATTTTTCAAACGGAAAATGTTGAACAAATAGATGACAACTTTGTAAAAATTGAAGAAATAGATATAGAAAAAATTAAAAAAAATCCTTATCAACCCAGAACAACATTTAATGAAGAAAAAATCACAGAATTAGCAGGATCAATAGAAACAAATGGTCTTTTGCAACCCATAATTTTAAAAAAATCTATTAATGGCTACTATATAGTTGCAGGGGAAAGACGGGTTAAGGCATTTGAAAAATTAGGAAAGAAATCAATTCCAGCCATAGTAAAAAAATTTAGTGACGAAGAGATGATGGTTTTTGGCATTTTAGAAAATTTACAGCGCGAAGACTTATCAGTTTTAGAAGAGGCCTTGAGTTATAAACAATTAATGGATAGTTTAAAAATAACGCAAGAAGAGCTTGCTAAAAAATTAGGTAAGAGTAGACCCTATGTTACTAACACCTTACGTTTACTAAAATTACCCCAGTCTGTAAAAGAAATGCTGGCAAATAATTTAATAACTGCAGGGCATGCAAAGACTCTACTCGGCTTGAAAGTAGAAAAAGAAATTCCTATTCTTGCACAAAAAGTTATTAAAGAAAATATGTCAGTTAGAAATTTAGAAGACTATATAGCTAAAATTAAAAATCCTGCAATTATAAAAAAAACTATCAAAAAAGATATTTTTATTGAAGAACAAGAAAATATTTTGAAAAAATTATTGGGGACGGAAGTTAAGATAAAACAAAGTCGTAATAAAAAAGGTAAGATAGAAATAGAATTTAATGATAATGAAGAATTTGACAGAATAGTGGGATTATTTAGGAACTAA
- a CDS encoding mechanosensitive ion channel family protein: MEVLKNKFLNIITDENLYKILLEKILLIILIAVIASLTTKIILKISDYIMLTSLKTNEKFGIKANIKRTDTLHKLINNLIKYLIYFIASIQILSVFGINTTGILASAGIVSVAIGFGAQSLVKDVITGFFLILEGQFDVGDYVKINNQSAFIAEGSVLALGLRSTKILANSGEIYFIPNSSINQVINYSQTYNLATAEFSILITESLEKLEMEINSLLDSLNSSDNYNKYFYKKEKIILTAITKIEDNIASIKVGVKVKLNKSSLVETKLRKDFYNKFQGRLKG, from the coding sequence ATGGAAGTGTTAAAAAATAAATTTTTAAATATAATAACAGATGAAAATTTGTACAAAATTCTTTTAGAGAAAATATTATTAATAATATTAATTGCAGTTATAGCCAGCCTTACAACCAAAATAATTTTAAAAATTTCTGATTACATAATGCTAACAAGTTTAAAAACTAATGAAAAATTTGGCATTAAGGCTAATATAAAACGTACCGATACGTTGCATAAATTAATCAATAACCTAATAAAATATCTGATATACTTTATAGCTTCTATTCAGATACTCTCTGTTTTCGGTATAAACACAACAGGAATTTTAGCAAGTGCTGGGATAGTCAGTGTTGCCATTGGATTTGGAGCTCAAAGTCTTGTTAAAGATGTAATTACAGGATTTTTCTTGATATTAGAAGGTCAGTTTGATGTTGGGGATTATGTAAAAATAAATAATCAATCTGCTTTTATAGCCGAAGGAAGTGTCCTTGCCCTAGGTTTACGTTCAACAAAAATACTCGCTAATAGTGGTGAAATTTATTTTATTCCCAATAGTAGCATTAATCAAGTTATTAATTATTCTCAAACTTATAATCTAGCTACAGCAGAATTTTCTATTTTAATTACAGAAAGTTTAGAAAAATTAGAAATGGAAATAAATAGCTTACTAGATTCATTAAATTCAAGTGATAACTACAATAAATATTTTTACAAAAAAGAAAAAATAATATTGACTGCTATTACAAAAATAGAAGATAATATTGCTAGTATTAAAGTAGGGGTTAAGGTCAAATTAAATAAATCTAGTCTAGTAGAAACAAAACTAAGAAAAGATTTTTATAATAAATTTCAAGGCAGATTGAAAGGTTAA
- a CDS encoding O-methyltransferase: MVAIESKDSLYVENLLPDSEKFFKELEIFAKENHVPIIDKIGLAYLVQLLKIKKAKNILEIGTAIAYSSINLCEKVGCKVTTIERDKKMYDLARKNVSARNLLNKISLIYGDALELSEEVVKNSPYDVVFIDGAKSQSRKFFELYEPYFSEDVLVITDNVLFKGMVADPSIIKQSRDLKQLSRKINNYNEWLMKNKNYETVILPFGDGIAITIRS, encoded by the coding sequence ATGGTTGCAATAGAATCTAAAGATAGCCTATATGTAGAAAATCTACTACCAGATAGTGAGAAATTTTTTAAAGAATTAGAAATATTTGCTAAAGAAAATCATGTTCCTATTATTGATAAGATAGGCTTGGCATATTTAGTTCAATTATTAAAAATAAAAAAAGCTAAAAATATTTTAGAAATTGGCACAGCTATTGCTTACAGTTCTATAAATTTATGCGAAAAAGTTGGCTGTAAGGTTACAACTATTGAGCGTGATAAAAAAATGTATGATTTGGCAAGAAAAAATGTGTCTGCAAGAAATCTACTAAATAAAATAAGTTTGATTTATGGCGATGCTTTAGAATTGTCAGAAGAAGTAGTAAAAAATTCTCCTTATGATGTAGTTTTTATTGATGGGGCAAAAAGTCAAAGTAGAAAATTTTTTGAATTATATGAACCATATTTTTCTGAAGATGTGCTAGTAATTACGGATAATGTTTTGTTTAAGGGGATGGTAGCAGACCCCAGCATTATTAAACAGAGTAGAGATTTAAAACAATTATCAAGAAAAATTAATAATTATAATGAGTGGCTAATGAAAAATAAAAATTATGAAACGGTAATTTTACCCTTTGGAGATGGAATAGCTATTACTATTAGAAGTTAG
- a CDS encoding DUF951 domain-containing protein — translation MDYDLNDIIEMKKKHPCGTNRWQITRMGADIKIKCLKCDNSIMMVRREFNKKIKKILEKNK, via the coding sequence ATGGATTACGATTTGAATGATATTATCGAAATGAAAAAAAAACATCCTTGCGGAACAAATCGTTGGCAAATTACCAGGATGGGAGCAGATATAAAAATTAAATGCTTAAAGTGTGATAATTCAATAATGATGGTACGCAGAGAATTTAACAAAAAAATAAAAAAAATACTGGAGAAAAATAAGTAA
- the atpD gene encoding F0F1 ATP synthase subunit beta yields the protein MNKGYILQVTGPVVDVQFEAGQMPDLLNALEVYIDKGDRNKEKLVLEVSLHIGDNAVRTIAMASTDGLSRGAEVFDTGAPISVPVGNFTLGRVFNVLGEPVDNKEAAGAEIKKDAIHREAPTFEDLSTQVEVLETGIKVIDLLAPYIKGGKIGLFGGAGVGKTVLIQELINNVAQQHGGISVFTGVGERTREGNDLYYEMSDSGVINKTAMVFGQMNEPPGARMRVALTGLTMAEHFRDEEGQDVLLFIDNIFRFTQAGSEVSALLGRMPSAVGYQPTLATEMGRLQERITSTKKGSVTSIQAIYVPADDYTDPAPATTFAHLDATTNLERALTEMGIYPAVDPLASTSRALSPEIVGEDHYNVATRVQRTLQKYRELQDIIAILGMDELSDEDKKTVERARRIQFFLSQNFHVAEQFTGQPGSYVPVSESVEAFRDILDGKYDNIPEDCFRLVGGIKDVLEKASKLGVEV from the coding sequence ATGAACAAAGGTTATATTCTCCAAGTTACGGGACCTGTAGTAGACGTACAGTTTGAAGCAGGGCAAATGCCTGATTTATTAAACGCACTTGAAGTGTATATTGATAAGGGCGATAGAAATAAAGAAAAATTAGTTCTTGAAGTATCTCTACACATAGGGGATAATGCAGTAAGAACTATAGCTATGGCATCAACAGATGGACTTAGTAGGGGGGCTGAAGTTTTTGATACTGGTGCTCCTATATCAGTGCCAGTAGGAAATTTCACGCTTGGACGTGTATTTAACGTACTAGGGGAACCAGTTGATAATAAAGAAGCTGCTGGAGCAGAAATTAAAAAAGATGCTATTCATAGAGAAGCACCTACTTTTGAAGATTTATCAACACAAGTAGAAGTATTAGAAACAGGTATCAAAGTAATAGACTTGTTAGCGCCTTACATCAAGGGTGGGAAAATAGGTTTATTCGGTGGAGCTGGAGTAGGAAAAACAGTTTTAATTCAGGAACTTATTAACAACGTTGCACAACAACATGGGGGTATTTCTGTATTCACAGGAGTTGGAGAGCGAACTCGTGAAGGGAACGACCTTTACTATGAAATGAGCGACTCAGGAGTTATCAATAAAACTGCCATGGTTTTTGGTCAGATGAACGAACCACCTGGAGCACGTATGCGTGTTGCATTAACAGGACTAACAATGGCAGAGCATTTCCGAGATGAAGAAGGGCAAGACGTGTTATTATTCATTGATAATATCTTCCGTTTTACTCAAGCAGGTTCAGAAGTTTCTGCCTTGCTAGGACGTATGCCGTCAGCCGTTGGTTATCAACCAACATTAGCAACTGAAATGGGTAGATTACAAGAACGTATTACATCAACAAAAAAAGGTTCGGTTACATCTATTCAAGCAATTTATGTGCCAGCAGATGACTATACTGACCCAGCACCAGCAACAACATTTGCTCACTTGGACGCAACAACAAACTTAGAGCGTGCCTTAACAGAAATGGGTATTTATCCAGCTGTTGACCCTCTTGCTTCTACATCAAGAGCACTTTCTCCAGAAATAGTAGGAGAAGACCACTACAATGTTGCTACAAGAGTACAAAGAACACTACAAAAATATCGTGAGCTACAAGATATTATTGCAATACTAGGTATGGATGAATTAAGTGATGAAGATAAGAAAACAGTTGAAAGAGCAAGACGTATTCAATTCTTCCTATCACAAAATTTCCATGTTGCTGAACAATTTACAGGGCAACCTGGCTCATACGTACCCGTATCAGAATCGGTAGAAGCATTTAGAGATATACTTGATGGTAAATATGACAATATTCCAGAAGACTGTTTCCGTTTAGTTGGAGGAATAAAAGACGTATTGGAAAAAGCTAGTAAACTTGGAGTTGAAGTATAA